The following coding sequences are from one Rhipicephalus microplus isolate Deutch F79 chromosome 3, USDA_Rmic, whole genome shotgun sequence window:
- the Spase12 gene encoding signal peptidase complex subunit Spase12, translating into MIDIPFLTPLLDRIPTYMDFEGQKAAEKIFQVVIIAFAFAGLAWGYMVQQFSYTVISLGIGFVISCLLTLPPWPVYRKNPLPWQKARDEAGSSSSKSSKKKK; encoded by the exons ATGATTGACATACCCTTTTTGACACCGCTCTTGGACAGAATTCCTACATACATG GACTTCGAGGGACAGAAAGCGGCGGAGAAAATATTTCAAGTAGTCATAATTGCCTTTGCG TTTGCCGGACTTGCTTGGGGATATATGGTGCAGCAGTTCTCCTACACTGTCATCAGCCTCGGCATTGGTTTCGTCATTTCCTGCCTG CTTACGCTGCCTCCCTGGCCGGTGTACCGTAAGAACCCTCTCCCATGGCAAAAGGCGAGGGACGAAGCTGGCTCCTCGTCAAGCAAGTCTagcaagaaaaagaagtga